A portion of the Poecile atricapillus isolate bPoeAtr1 chromosome 7, bPoeAtr1.hap1, whole genome shotgun sequence genome contains these proteins:
- the LMO4 gene encoding LIM domain transcription factor LMO4 produces MVNPGGSAQPPPVTAGSLSWKRCAGCGGKIADRFLLYAMDSYWHSRCLKCSCCQAQLGDIGTSCYTKSGMILCRNDYIRLFGNSGACSACGQSIPASELVMRAQGNVYHLKCFTCSTCRNRLVPGDRFHYINGSLFCEHDRPTALINGHLNSLQSNPLLPDQKVC; encoded by the exons ATGGTGAACCCCGGCGGCAGCGCGCAGCCGCCCCCGGTCACGGCGGGCTCCCTCTCCTGGAAGAGGTGCGCCGGCTGCGGGGGGAAGATCGCCGACCGCTTCCTGCTCTACGCCATGGACAGCTACTGGCACAGCCGCTGCCTCaagtgctcctgctgccaggccCAACTGGGGGACATCGGCACCTCCTGCTACACCAAGAGCGGGATGATTCTCTGCAGAAACGACTACATCAG GTTATTTGGAAATAGTGGTGCTTGCAGTGCCTGTGGACAGTCCATTCCTGCTAGTGAGCTGGTCATGAGGGCACAGGGCAATGTCTATCATCTTAag TGTTTTACATGCTCTACCTGCCGGAATCGCCTGGTCCCCGGAGATCGGTTTCACTACATCAATGGCAGTTTATTTTGTGAACATGATAGACCTACAGCTCTCATCAATGGCCATTTGAATTCACTTCAGAGTAATCCACTACTGCCAGACCAGAAG gTCTGCTAA